The following proteins come from a genomic window of Musa acuminata AAA Group cultivar baxijiao chromosome BXJ1-7, Cavendish_Baxijiao_AAA, whole genome shotgun sequence:
- the LOC135679802 gene encoding transcription factor TCP5-like, with the protein MINRSREKEITTKQEGVPSDDILSATSSRLWPGLKESRIVRVPRAFGGKDRHSKVSTIRGLRDRRVRLSVPTAIQLYDLQDKLGVNQPSKVVDWLLNAAQHEIDKLPPLPFPPASFTRFCGSLPISQGANLSGACTMAEDVACTTHRNVKCAADEIGDCHLALFSSKTNDEGIGNKVFEPVKVASFALSSRAGTDATEGGNSIRVIESENDGVGRYHARVSADVSLPRPNDSSLAGLGSNVISYDSCYHLDSASLDGYYDHQLGGHSVPSPLSLSSGSQLVFYASGGMPSVFSPYMTTLNGLNPVQLNHFQAAASQSSSANLLQSGSPIMVRPSHPRPSSDHHNPYNHQTN; encoded by the coding sequence ATGATAAATAGATCGAGAGAAAAGGAAATTACGACTAAACAAGAAGGTGTTCCGAGCGATGACATACTCTCAGCCACTTCATCAAGGCTATGGCCGGGACTGAAGGAATCGAGAATCGTGCGTGTTCCTCGTGCGTTCGGAGGAAAAGATCGGCACAGCAAAGTCAGCACCATCAGAGGATTGAGAGACCGGCGTGTTCGGCTTTCGGTCCCGACTGCAATCCAATTGTATGATCTCCAAGATAAGCTCGGGGTTAACCAACCCAGTAAGGTGGTGGATTGGCTGCTGAACGCTGCACAGCATGAGATCGATAAGCTTCCTCCGCTTCCATTTCCACCAGCGAGCTTCACACGGTTCTGTGGATCACTGCCGATCTCTCAAGGTGCGAATCTGAGTGGTGCATGTACGATGGCGGAGGATGTTGCATGTACGACTCATAGAAATGTCAAGTGTGCAGCAGATGAAATCGGAGACTGTCACCTGGCATTGTTCTCTTCAAAGACAAACGATGAAGGTATAGGGAATAAGGTATTTGAGCCAGtgaaagttgcaagttttgcgttGAGCTCGCGTGCCGGAACAGATGCTACGGAAGGAGGCAATTCCATCAGGGTTATAGAGTCGGAAAACGATGGGGTCGGAAGGTATCATGCACGAGTTTCAGCTGATGTCTCTCTTCCGAGGCCTAATGATTCTTCACTCGCCGGCTTGGGAAGTAATGTGATCTCATACGATTCCTGCTATCACTTGGATTCTGCAAGCTTAGATGGATACTACGACCATCAGCTCGGAGGTCATTCCGTGCCATCTCCGCTGTCACTGTCTTCGGGATCTCAGCTAGTCTTTTATGCATCCGGAGGAATGCCATCAGTGTTTTCACCGTATATGACCACTCTAAATGGCTTAAATCCGGTGCAGTTGAACCACTTTCAGGCGGCAGCTTCACAATCGAGTTCGGCCAATCTTCTTCAGAGTGGCAGCCCAATAATGGTGAGACCTTCACACCCAAGGCCGTCATCCGATCACCACAATCCTTACAATCATCAAacaaactag
- the LOC135581971 gene encoding LRR receptor-like serine/threonine-protein kinase RPK2: protein MKSRRITLASSSLSYLVLLLVSISASGGGGDLDARQAERSALLQFKSSVLADPAGLLHGWGSSADHCSWPGVSCDGRFRVVSLNISAKGGSSPLPCSRSGPYRLSCGDPGRRMAGRLSAAVGSLSELRVFSLPFHGFDGEIPDEIWGLEKLEVIDLEGNSLSGGLPSRFPRRLRELSLASNLIKGEIPPSLSRCVDLETLDLSGNQINGTIPGFLGGFSKLEELYLAFNRLDGSIPDEIGDGCRNLQILDLSGNSLFGSIPSNLGNCTELRVLLLFSNLLDGLIPSDLGRLNKLQVLDVSRNSLSGFVPEDLGNCLELTVIVLLNLYDPIPEEVASTSVDIDEFNCFQGRLAENITVLPKLRVLWAPRAKFQGKIPSNWGTCENLEMVNLGQNLFIGPIPKAYGQCRNLRFLDLSSNSLTGWLEEDLPVPCMDFFNVSGNQLSASIPRFAYKECFLYQFPRDDLSSAYFSFFAYKSRTGLDLPIFESGGESAIYHNFGKNNFTGSLLSLPLATNGYANQTVYAFLANDNHLFGSLNGIIVEKCNKVNHLIIDLSNNMVRGGFTQEIGTTCKSLVVLDVANNQISGTIPATIGLLWNLVSLDLSRNQMQGEIPATIKQLKSLTYLSLSDNNLSGRIPSGIDQLQSLKVLDLSSNSLTGDIPSDLVKMSNLTTLLLNNNKLFGNIPSAFANVTSLTKFNVSYNNLSGPLPLNASTLRCDSVLGNPLLQSCHIYSLSVPSSDLQGSSQNSQSYSESPPNGSPNDSSGGGFSSIEIASIASASAIVSVLLALIVLYIYTRKCAPRSTTRSSGRKEVTVFVDIGVPLNYESVVRATGGFNASNCIGSGGFGATYKAEISPGVLVAIKRLAVGRFQGAQQFHAEIKTLGRWRHPNLVTLIGYHISDTEMFLIYNYLPGGNLERFIQERSRRPVDWRMLHKIALDVACALAYLHDTCVPRILHRDVKPSNILLDNEFNAYLSDFGLARLLGNSETHATTGVAGTFGYVAPEYAMTCRVSDKADVYSYGVVLLELISDKKALDPSFSPYGNGFNIVTWACMLLQKGRAREFFTEGLWDVAPHDDLVETLHLGVKCTVDSLSIRPTMKQVVQRLKEIQPPHFGHNQHT from the coding sequence ATGAAGTCCCGCCGGATAACCCTCGCCTCATCCTCCTTGTCCTACCTAGTCCTCCTCTTGGTCTCGATCTCCGCCTCCGGTGGCGGCGGGGATCTGGACGCTCGCCAGGCGGAGAGATCCGCCCTTCTCCAGTTCAAGAGCTCCGTCCTGGCAGACCCCGCTGGTCTCCTCCACGGATGGGGCTCCTCCGCGGACCACTGCTCCTGGCCCGGCGTTTCCTGCGACGGCCGATTCCGAGTCGTCTCCCTTAACATCTCCGCGAAAGGTGGCTCTTCCCCGCTCCCTTGCTCCCGATCCGGTCCTTATCGGCTGAGTTGCGGCGATCCCGGCCGGAGGATGGCCGGAAGGCTGAGCGCAGCCGTCGGGAGCCTATCCGAGCTCAGGGTGTTCTCCTTGCCCTTCCATGGTTTTGATGGCGAGATCCCTGACGAGATCTGGGGTTTGGAGAAGCTGGAAGTGATTGATCTCGAAGGAAACTCGCTCTCGGGTGGCCTGCCCTCGCGTTTCCCTCGCCGGTTGCGTGAGCTAAGTCTGGCTTCCAATTTGATCAAAGGTGAGATTCCTCCCTCCCTCTCGAGATGTGTAGATTTAGAAACCCTAGACCTCTCAGGCAACCAGATCAACGGAACGATTCCAGGATTTCTTGGTGGTTTCTCCAAACTTGAAGAACTGTATCTCGCTTTTAATCGGCTTGATGGGTCAATTCCTGATGAGATTGGAGATGGGTGCCGAAATCTCCAAATCTTGGACTTGTCTGGAAATTCCTTGTTTGGAAGCATTCCGTCCAATTTAGGCAACTGCACCGAGTTGCGAGTCCTATTGCTATTCTCCAACcttttggatggtctcattccttCTGATCTTGGTCGATTGAATAAGCTTCAAGTTTTGGATGTCTCGAGGAACAGTTTGAGTGGATTCGTACCTGAGGACCTAGGGAACTGCCTAGAATTGACTGTCATTGTTCTTCTTAATCTTTATGATCCAATTCCGGAGGAGGTAGCTTCGACTTCTGTTGATATAGATGAATTCAATTGTTTCCAAGGGAGACTTGCTGAAAACATCACTGTTCTGCCAAAGCTTAGGGTGCTTTGGGCCCCAAGGGCAAAATTTCAAGGCAAGATTCCTAGCAATTGGGGTACCTGTGAGAACTTGGAAATGGTTAATTTGGGCCAGAATCTTTTTATAGGACCAATACCTAAAGCTTATGGTCAGTGCAGAAATCTTAGATTTCTTGATCTGAGCTCAAACAGTTTGACAGGTTGGCTTGAGGAGGATCTTCCTGTGCCATGTATGGATTTCTTTAATGTCAGTGGAAATCAGTTGTCTGCCTCCATCCCAAGGTTTGCTTACAAGGAATGCTTCTTATATCAGTTCCCTAGAGATGACCTATCCTCagcttatttttcattttttgcgTATAAGAGCCGCACAGGACTTGACTTGCCCATATTTGAATCTGGTGGTGAATCTGCTATATATCATAATTTTGGAAAGAACAATTTTACGGGTAGTCTACTTTCTTTACCATTGGCCACTAATGGGTATGCTAACCAGACTGTTTATGCATTTTTGGCTAATGACAACCACCTTTTTGGGTCGCTGAATGGCATTATTGTAGAAAAGTGCAACAAAGTGAATCATTTGATAATCGACTTAAGCAACAACATGGTGCGTGGTGGGTTTACACAAGAAATAGGTACAACATGCAAGTCTCTTGTGGTTCTGGATGTTGCCAATAATCAGATATCGGGAACAATCCCTGCAACTATTGGGTTATTGTGGAATCTTGTTAGCCTGGATCTAAGTAGGAATCAGATGCAGGGTGAGATTCCTGCCACCATTAAACAATTAAAAAGCTTGACTTATCTGTCGTTATCTGATAACAATTTGAGTGGCCGCATTCCTTCTGGCATTGATCAGTTGCAATCACTGAAGGTTTTGGATCTCTCATCAAATTCCCTTACAGGTGATATTCCTAGTGACCTTGTGAAGATGTCAAATCTTACTACTCTGTTACTCAACAACAATAAACTTTTTGGGAATATCCCTTCTGCTTTTGCTAATGTGACATCGCTTACTAAGTTCAATGTTTCATATAATAATTTATCTGGACCATTGCCTTTAAATGCCAGTACACTGAGATGTGATAGTGTCCTCGGCAACCCTTTACTCCAATCTTGTCATATATACTCTCTCTCTGTTCCGTCATCTGATTTGCAAGGAAGCAGCCAGAACTCACAATCATATTCTGAGTCACCACCAAACGGCTCACCAAATGATAGCAGTGGTGGTGGATTTAGTTCTATCGAAATTGCTTCAATCGCATCAGCATCAGCTATAGTCTCAGTCCTCCTAGCTCTGATAGTCCTCTATATTTACACAAGGAAGTGTGCACCTAGGTCCACCACTCGGTCTTCTGGAAGAAAAGAAGTGACTGTTTTTGTCGATATTGGGGTTCCTTTGAATTATGAGAGTGTTGTGCGAGCCACTGGGGGTTTCAATGCAAGCAATTGCATTGGAAGTGGAGGTTTTGGGGCCACATACAAGGCTGAGATTTCACCAGGGGTCTTGGTGGCTATAAAGAGGCTTGCAGTAGGGAGATTTCAAGGTGCTCAACAGTTCCATGCAGAGATCAAAACACTTGGAAGATGGCGGCATCCTAATCTTGTGACACTAATAGGTTATCACATTAGTGACACTGAGatgtttttgatatataattatcTCCCTGGAGGTAATTTGGAGAGATTTATACAAGAAAGGTCAAGAAGGCCTGTGGATTGGAGGATGCTTCACAAGATTGCTTTAGACGTGGCGTGTGCACTTGCTTATCTGCATGACACATGTGTGCCTCGTATCCTCCACCGGGATGTTAAACCTAGCAATATATTGCTGGATAATGAATTCAATGCTTATCTCTCTGACTTTGGACTGGCTAGGCTTCTAGGAAATTCTGAGACCCATGCAACCACTGGTGTCGCTGGAACATTTGGTTATGTTGCTCCTGAGTATGCCATGACGTGTCGTGTTTCTGATAAAGCAGATGTATATAGCTACGGTGTGGTACTGCTGGAATTAATTTCAGATAAAAAAGCACTAGATCCTTCCTTCTCTCCATATGGTAATGGTTTCAACATAGTTACTTGGGCATGCATGCTGCTGCAAAAAGGCCGGGCTCGTGAGTTTTTCACCGAGGGGCTTTGGGATGTGGCTCCCCATGATGATTTGGTAGAGACCCTACACTTGGGTGTCAAGTGTACTGTTGACTCACTATCTATTAGACCCACTATGAAGCAAGTTGTTCAACGTTTGAAGGAAATCCAACCTCCACATTTTGGGCACAATCAACATACTTAG
- the LOC103991005 gene encoding exocyst complex component EXO70E2, with protein sequence MEGQVSVGTAQVEGRCVVAQKETQNLTDEMVEMIADIGIRYSDLTIAEEVGTGDIEEQLKELEKKILLRDSDTLPIQDQVLPQVSEYLKDVNEVWELGGVLRLLCLSNEDEKHNELLNFAEITLQMAMERLEDEFVQLLTQCCKPLEPDSMSLHSAEEDSMDNFSNSSFDEESVEAMSHSDTARESENVVIDLINHGLISDITAIANFMCLCNYEKECCQAYVIVRKDAVEECLSVLQFDRFNIEEVLKMGWNVLHRTIEKWKQAMQVFVRVCLARERHLCDLVFGELPGSIREPCFVDISNSSILQLLSIAMAIALAPRKPERLFQTLNTYEVLSDLLVDMEHFLPEDYGSGILTECHEVLLRLKESVSGTLEEFKYNIQSSISYTAFPGGGVHHLTKYVMNYIKALSAYAETLGSVLEGQQGTDQSSVMEDGDRETSSNQSPLVWHLKSVTKILEANLAHKSQLYSDVSLQSIFMMNNVCYMVDKVKQSDLRNFFGDEWIRAHIVMFQKHARDYERASWTSVLSFLKEEGIRRTSSRNPSSTVLKDRFRGFNHAFEEVYNAQTAWSVPNAGLRDDLRISVSTKLIQAYRIFESRHAGYLDGERHREKYIKYSPDELEEYLLDLFAGSPRSLQSQRR encoded by the coding sequence ATGGAAGGTCAGGTCTCTGTAGGAACAGCTCAGGTGGAAGGAAGATGTGTTGTGGCGCAGAAAGAGACTCAAAATCTTACTGATGAAATGGTAGAAATGATTGCTGATATTGGCATCCGATACTCGGACTTGACAATTGCAGAAGAGGTGGGAACTGGTGACATTGAAGAGCAGCTGAAGGAACTGGAGAAGAAGATTCTGTTACGTGATTCTGATACGTTACCGATACAGGATCAAGTTCTGCCACAAGTATCCGAGTACTTAAAGGATGTGAATGAAGTCTGGGAACTTGGTGGAGTCTTAAGATTACTATGTTTGAGCAATGAAGATGAGAAACATAATGAACTCCTGAATTTTGCCGAAATCACTCTTCAGATGGCCATGGAAAGACTTGAGGATGAGTTTGTCCAACTTCTCACTCAATGCTGCAAACCTTTGGAACCTGACAGCATGTCTCTTCATTCTGCAGAAGAAGACAGCATGGACAACTTCTCAAACAGTTCTTTTGATGAGGAATCAGTTGAGGCCATGTCTCACAGTGATACCGCCAGAGAGTCAGAGAATGTTGTCATTGATTTGATCAATCATGGTTTAATTTCTGATATCACAGCCATTGCCAATTTCATGTGTCTATGCAATTATGAGAAGGAGTGTTGTCAGGCATATGTAATAGTCAGAAAAGATGCAGTCGAGGAGTGCCTGTCGGTTCTCCAATTCGATAGATTCAATATTGAAGAAGTTCTCAAAATGGGGTGGAATGTCTTGCATCGCACGATAGAGAAGTGGAAGCAAGCAATGCAGGTGTTTGTTCGGGTCTGTCTTGCTAGGGAAAGACATCTTTGTGATCTTGTCTTTGGAGAACTTCCAGGATCAATCAGAGAACCTTGTTTCGTCGATATCTCAAATAGTTCAATTCTTCAACTTCTCAGTATTGCTATGGCCATAGCCCTTGCACCTCGAAAGCCAGAAAGGCTATTTCAGACACTCAATACATACGAGGttttaagtgatcttcttgtggacATGGAGCATTTCCTCCCGGAAGACTATGGATCTGGCATACTAACTGAATGCCATGAAGTTTTACTGAGATTGAAAGAATCTGTGAGTGGGACTCTAGAGGAGTTCAAATATAATATTCAGTCAAGCATATCATATACTGCATTTCCTGGAGGCGGAGTCCATCATCTTACAAAGTATGTCATGAATTATATCAAAGCCCTTTCTGCTTATGCGGAGACACTTGGTTCTGTTCTTGAGGGCCAACAGGGCACAGACCAATCTTCAGTGATGGAAGATGGTGACAGAGAAACTTCTTCGAATCAATCCCCACTGGTTTGGCATCTGAAGTCAGTGACCAAAATTTTGGAAGCAAACCTTGCTCACAAGTCCCAGCTATACAGTGATGTCTCTCTGCAAAGCATTTTTATGATGAACAATGTCTGTTACATGGTTGACAAAGTTAAACAGTCTGACCTTAGAAACTTCTTTGGTGATGAATGGATTCGGGCGCACATTGTGATGTTCCAAAAGCATGCACGGGACTATGAGAGGGCCTCATGGACTTCTGTCCTCTCGTTCCTGAAGGAAGAGGGGATTCGCAGGACAAGTTCTAGAAATCCTTCCTCGACAGTCCTTAAGGACAGATTCAGAGGTTTCAACCATGCATTCGAAGAGGTTTACAATGCACAGACAGCATGGTCAGTTCCGAATGCTGGACTCCGGGATGATCTGAGGATCTCTGTATCCACCAAGTTGATACAAGCATATCGGATTTTTGAAAGTAGGCATGCTGGCTATCTGGATGGTGAGAGACATCGAGAAAAGTACATCAAGTACTCCCCAGATGAATTGGAGGAATACTTGCTGGATCTTTTTGCAGGGTCCCCAAGGTCATTGCAGAGCCAACGAAGGTGA